One genomic region from Magallana gigas chromosome 3, xbMagGiga1.1, whole genome shotgun sequence encodes:
- the LOC117692361 gene encoding uncharacterized protein encodes MRCKYEIRTVDSSNTSHYTIPTAMAYCIVIALLMVVVHYSDGGCHVNDWPHSCQANFRIGPQRCEPCESGSYGCNCSEPCPYGTYGQGCYHVCDCSDEQFCDPVVGCTNNTTTDITTATVLTQSSRVTLSSSSNTAKQHNPHTESGVTHLQSLTTSLIVSIMTVIVFSTICACILIRVSKQFYKREYRKLQNLWQSNESTAGDSNISSVYDYTASVVAPSSTVPPILDNNMYDQSDQSNTVSYNILSLRNFPSTINDYDEDCNSVKLPPRSKFSGCESEGREFDFDIEPECLLNLFKEEEGDKAPCRSSNPDIMQSELDREKGSYHSTSF; translated from the exons ATGAGATGCAAATATGAAATAAGGACTGTTGATAGTTCGAATACAAGTCATTATACCATTCCAACAGCGATGGCATATTGTATTGTTATTGCACTTCTTATGGTAGTTGTACACTATAGTGATGGAGGATGCCATGTTAATGACTG GCCGCACTCATGTCAAGCCAACTTTAGAATAGGACCCCAAAGATGTGAAC CATGTGAGTCGGGTAGTTATGGCTGTAACTGTTCAGAACCGTGTCCCTATGGTACATACGGTCAGGGATGTTACCATGTTTGTGATTGTTCTGATGAACAATTCTGTGATCCTGTAGTAGGTTGTACAAACAATACAACTACAGATATAACGACAG CAACAGTTTTAACACAATCGTCTAGAGTTACTCTTTCTTCTTCCTCAAATACTGCCAAACAACACAATCCACACACGGAGTCCGGGGTTACTCACCTACAGAGCCTCACCACGTCTCTTATTGTGTCCATTATGACCGTCATCGTCTTCAGCACGATATGTGCCTGTATTCTCATCAG AGTAAGCAAACAGTTTTACAAGCGTGAATATC gaaaattacaaaatctttgGCAATCCAACGAGTCGACAGCTGGGGATTCAAACATATCCTCTGTGTACGATTACACTGCATCCGTTGTCGCTCCGAGCAGTACTGTCCCACCGATACTTGATAACAACATGTACGACCAGTCGGACCAGTCAAACACAGTCAGCTACAATATTCTCTCCCTCAGGAATTTCCCGTCGACAATAAATGACTATGACGAGGATTGTAATTCAGTCAAGCTACCACCTCGTTCTAAGTTCAGTGGTTGTGAAAGTGAAGGAAGAGAGTTTGACTTCGATATAGAGCCAGAGTGCCTATTGAATCTGTTCAAAGAGGAGGAAGGCGATAAGGCACCTTGTCGCTCGTCTAATCCGGATATTATGCAATCCGAACTCGATAGGGAAAAAGGATCGTATCATAGCACGAGTTTTTAG